The genomic DNA GAATTGCTAGGTGGCAACAATGCCGGATGGCGCACGGACCCGAAACGTTCCGGCAAAGCCGGTTGCATAGGGGATATCGGAACACATGCCTGGCATTTGAGCGAATATATTACCGGACTGAAAGTCAAAGAACTATGTGCCGACCTGAAGGCATTCGTTCCCGGACGTCCGATCGATGACGACGGGGCGGCATTCCTTCGCTACGAAAACGATGTGACAGGCGTCTTGACCGCAACACAGATTGGAACAGGCGAAGCCAATAATATCCGCATCCGTATTTATGGTGAAAAAGGCGGACTGGAATGGCGCCAGATGGAGCCGAACACGCTGACATTGAGATGGAGAGATCGTCCGACTGAAATATTGGATATCGGCAACAACGGCTACCTGACCCCCGAAGCCCTGTGGAATACCCGAACTCCGGCAGGACACCCGGAAGGTTTTATCGAAGCTTTTGCCAATATCTACCGCAATTTCTCACTTACCGTCAGAGCTATCAAAAACGGAGAAACACCCAGTGGAGACTGCTTGGATTTCCCGACCGTATACGATGGCGTAAGAGGTATGCAATTCATTGAAACAATGGTGGAAGCCGGATATAACGACAATGTAAAATGGCAAAAATGGATTGATTGAAATCCTGAAAAACCGTAAATAAATAACATCTTATGAAACTAAACGTACTTGCTTGCTGCCTGTCCCTGCTCGGGACGGCAGCTTTCGCTCAAAAAAACGAGTGGAGAGATCCTAACGTAAACGAGATCAACAGAGCTCCCATGCACACCAACTATTTCGCATACGAAGACGAAAACAGTGCATTGAAAGGATGTAAGGAATCATCCGGGAATTTTATGACCTTGAACGGTAACTGGAAATTCTTCTGGGTAAAAAATGCAGATATGCGCCCGACAGATTTTTACCAGGTGAACTTCAACGACAAGGGATGGGATAATCTGAAAGTACCCGGCTTGTGGGAACTGAACGGTTATGGCGACCCGATCTATGTGAATGTCGGGTATCCTTGGAGAAGCCAGTTCAAGAACAACCCGCCTGAAGTTCCTACGGAAAACAACCACGTAGGTTCTTACCGTAAAGAGATCATGGTTCCGGCAGACTGGAAAGGAAAAGAGATATTCGCTCATTTCGGTTCTGTCACATCAAACATGTATCTTTGGGTGAACGGACAATTCGTCGGCTACAGTGAAGACAGCAAACTTGAAGCCGAAT from Parabacteroides merdae ATCC 43184 includes the following:
- a CDS encoding Gfo/Idh/MocA family protein, with the translated sequence MKNRKLRMGMVGGGSDAFIGAIHRRAAFMDNQIELVCGCFSVDPEISKSSGLSYFLPEDRIYSTYQEMFEHEMTLPEGERMDFVTIVTPNRWHFEPAMMALERGFHVVVDKPMTFSLEEAKQLQKKVEETGLVLALTHVYSAYPAVKEAKARIAKGELGKLRRVYVEYTQGWLSERIELLGGNNAGWRTDPKRSGKAGCIGDIGTHAWHLSEYITGLKVKELCADLKAFVPGRPIDDDGAAFLRYENDVTGVLTATQIGTGEANNIRIRIYGEKGGLEWRQMEPNTLTLRWRDRPTEILDIGNNGYLTPEALWNTRTPAGHPEGFIEAFANIYRNFSLTVRAIKNGETPSGDCLDFPTVYDGVRGMQFIETMVEAGYNDNVKWQKWID